The Sphaerochaeta globosa str. Buddy region CCACCATCATGCGGCAGATGAACTTCTCAACAATGACACTCCCATATACGGGATCGGGCAAAACTTCCCTAACGGGAGCAGTAGTTCTTCTTGACATATTCTATCTCCTCCCTTATCAAGCCTTGGGTCTCTTCGCACCATATTTGGAACGACTTCTCTTCCGATCTGCAACACCGAGGGTATCCTTGGCACCACGAACAATGTGATAGCGAACACCGGGAAGGTCCTTGACCCTTCCACCACGCAGAAGAACAACAGAGTGCTCCTGCAGGTTATGTCCGATACCGGGGATGTACGCGGTTACTTCAATACCGTTTGAAAGGCGCACACGTGCAACCTTTCTCAGAGCAGAGTTCGGCTTCTTCGGGGTGACGGTCATGACCCTGGTGCAAACACCACGCTTCTGGGGACAACCTTCAAGGGCTGGGGACTTAGTCTTGTTGCGGACACTTGTCCTCCCCTTTCTGATCAGCTGATTAATAGTAGGCATCTTGTAGACACACTCCCTTTTCTTTCTTTGATCCACCGCCTCTCACAAAAGCAGGGATCTGTGCCGCCCCTACGGGCAGCACCTCGTATGTAAAATCCGTACCCAGCATGGACACAATAGTGTGGTTTTTACACGAATCTTCCCAGGCTTCAGAATACGCCGACAGGCGCATCCATCATTCCTCGTCCGAATCGTCCACATCCACGGTATCACCTACGGATTTCATGTCTGCCAAATCTTCGACGTCGAAATCATCGTCATCAATCATCTCTTGACGCCTGGATTCCTTGACCGCATCAACTTTCTGCTGCAGTGCAAGCAATTCTTCGTCCTTGAGTTTTACATCTCGGTACTTCTTCATGCCGGTTCCAGCAGGAATAAGGTGGCCGATGATGACGTTCTCTTTCAGACCGCGTAACTCATCTTTACTACCAGCAATTGCTGCGTTTGTCAAGACCTTGGTAGTCTCCTGGAAGGAGGCTGCGCTGATAAACGAGTCGATGCTCAAGGAAGCACGAGTGATACCAAGCAACAGCGGGCGTGCAACTGCAGGCTCACCACCTTCGGTAATTACCCGATCATTTTCCTCAAAGAACCGATACTTATCAACCTGCTGCCCATGAATCAGGTTGGTATCACCAACATGGACAACCTCGACCTTGCGGAGCATCTGCCTGACAATAACACCAAGGTGTTTATCATTGATCTGTACACCCTGCATGCGGTAGACCTCCTGAACCTCGTCCACGAGGAAGGATTGCAGTGCATTCTCCCCAAGGATGTCCAGGATGTCGTGTGGATCGACAGCGCCGTCACACAATGCTTCTGCAGCCTCTACCGAGTCACCGTCACGGACCAGGAGGTTCCTTCCCATCGGTACCATGTGCTTGTACTCATGTCCAAAGGGGTCGGTAACCACGATGGTTCGCTTTCCCTTGACAATCGAGGCAAAACTGACCAAGCCTGAGACCTGGGCAAGAATTGCAGCATTGCGGGGCCTGCGTGCCTCGAAAAGTTCACCAACACGGGGAAGACCACCGGTGATATCCTTAGTCTTGATACCTTCCTTGAGCAACTTTGCCAGAATGGTACCCTTGAAGACCTTGGTATTATCCTTGATCTGCAGATAGGAACCACCAGGGAGCAGATACACTGCCTCGACATCGCCTTTCCCATGCTCAGCACTGGTAATCTCGATACGGGGCTGGAGTGACTCCAAGCTGTGCTCGGTAATCTTCTTCTCGATGTTACCGGTTTCCTCGTTCACTTCCTCAATCAAGGTAGTGCCCAGTTTGATATCAACGAAGTTGACAAAACCGGCTACTTCAGCCAACACAGGTTCACTGAACGGGTCGAAGGAGACAATCGGAGACTTTGCATCCACAAATTGTCCACTTGCAACCAACAGCTCGGAACCAGTCTTGACCACTTGACTGGTGGAATGACCGACAAGATAGGCCCTTGGGCCAACAATCTTCACCGATCCATTTTCCTCACTGGTCACTTCCTTGCCCTTCTTCAGGTACAACGGAGTTCCCTTGGCTACGATGGATCCATCCTCAACCAGCAGTTTATCGTAACTTCCTTCATCGATGATGGCATTGACACGGAAGTACTCAATGTGACCCTTTCGGGTGAATACATTGACCGAGTCGCTCTCGCGAATGACTCTGGTTCCGGTAATAGTACCGATGAGCACAGGATAGTTGAACGTAAGCTTGTTATCCTCAGAACTCGTCGAAGCAGTACCACCGACATGGAAGGTACGCATCGTAAGCTGGGTACCAGGCTGACCGATGGACTGGGCGGCAATGATTCCCACTGCTTCGCCAATAACAACCGGTCGGTTGGTAGCAAGGTTGCGTCCATAACACTTACGGCATACACCATGCTTGGCCTCACAGGTCAACACGGTCTTCAGCAATACTTTTTCGATACCGGCTTCCTCGATTTTCGTTGCAGTAGCTTCATCGATTTCGACGTTCGCCATAGCAATGACTTCACGGGAGAAGGGGTGCAGAACATCCTCAACAGGACAGCGGCCGACAATGCGCTCAGCAAGCGATTCGACGGTTTCATCACCATCCTTAAGGGCTCCTCGCCAAATACCATTGATCGTGTGACAGTCGTCCTCGTTGATCACCACATCCTGGCTGATATCAACCAAACGACGGGTAAGGTAACCTGCCTCAGCAGTCTTGAGTGCGGTATCGGACAGACCCTTGCGTGCACCGTTGGTGGAGATGAAGAACTCGATGATCGACAGTCCTTCCTTGAAGTTCGACTTGATGGGGAACTCGATGACGTCGCCCGACGGCTTTGCCATCAAACCACGCATACCACCGAGCTGCCTGATCTGCGTCTTCGATCCACGAGCACCGGAGTCAGCCATCAGGAAGAGCGGGTTAAAGCCGTTCTGGCTTACACGCAACTCACCCATCAAAGCATCGGTAAGCTGGTCATTGGTCTGGGTCCAGACCTCGATGACCCTGTTGTACCGTTCTTCCTGGGTGATGTGACCCTGACGATACTGCTCAAGGATTCTCTGCTGTTCGTTGTTCGCCTTGGTGACCAGTTCCTGCTTTGCAGCAGGCACGATCATATCCGACAGGCCAATGGTTGCACCAAAGAGCGTTGCATACTTGTAACCGACATCCTTGATGGAGTCGAGCATCTCAACGGCGATGGAGTTGTCATTGGCCTTCAGGGTATCACCAATCAATGCCTTAAGCTCCTTATCACCGAGGGTTGCGTTCTGGAACGGAACACTCTTGGGAAGGACGGCATTGAAGAGCACACGGCCCGGAGTGGTATCAATTTTGGTACCATTGGCAAACTTATAGCGAATCTTTGCATTATAGGAGAGCAAACCACTATCAATGGCCATTTCCAGCTCTCCGATGTTGTCAAAATACTTGCCCTCGCCGGCAGCCCCTTTCATGTCACGGGTCAGGTAGTTGATACCAAGAACCATGTCCTGAGAAGGATATACGATTGGTTTGCCGTTGGCTGGGTCGAGCAGGTTGGTAACACTGAGCATCAGTGTCCAGCACTCGAGCTGAGCAGCATGCGTCAACGGTACGTGGACAGCCATCTGGTCACCGTCGAAGTCAGCGTTGTAGGCATGACATACCAACGGATGCAACTTGATTGCCTTTCCATCGACGAGAACGGGATCGAAGGCCTGTATGCCCAAACGGTGCAACGTAGGTGCACGGTTGAGCAGTACCGGATGCTCCCTGACTACTTCATCAAGGATGGACCACACGGCATCAGTCTCTTCCTCAACCAGGCTCTTTGCCTTCTTGATGTTGTAGACAACGCCATCCTGTACCAGCTTCTTCATAATGAAGGGCTTGTACAGTTCAAGAGCCATCTTCGAAGGAAGGCCGCACTGGTGCATTCTCAACTCGGGACCGACAACAATAACCGAACGACCGGAGTAGTCAACACGCTTTCCAAGCAAGTTCTGACGGAATCGCCCCTGCTTGCCCTTCAGCATATCAGACAGACTCTTCAGAGGCCTGTTGCTCGCACCCTTGACTACCCGCTTGCGCTTGGAGTTGTCAAAGAGAGCATCAACCGCTTCCTGAAGCATTCGTTTCTCATTACGGATGATGATGTCCGGAGCATTCAGCTTGACCAGACGATCGAGACGGTTGTTACGGTTGATCACACGACGGTACAGGTCATTCAGATCGCTGGTGGCGAAACGGCCGCCATCGAGCTGGACCATAGGTCTGAGATCGGGGGGAATTACAGGAATAACGGTAAGGATCATCCACTCAGGGCGGTTGCCGCTGTCGCGGAAGTTCTCACATACCTCAATACGCTTGAGCAGGCGCTTGTCAGCCTTGTCACCTTTGAGGCGCATCTGTTCGCGAAGTTCGCGGGAGAGTTCCTCCAGGTCAAGGTTTACCAAAAGCTTTCTGACAGCCTCAGCACCCATGCCGGCCTCAAAAGAGTCACCGTACTGCTCACGTGCCTGCCAATACTCCTCTTCAGAGAGGAGTTGCTTGGGCTTGAGGTTGGTGTCTCCTGCATTGATCACTACATACTTCTCATAATAGAGAACACTCTGCAGCGAGTTGCGGGTAATATCGAGCAGCATGCTCATGCGGCTTGGAACGGAACGGTAATACCAAATGTGGGAAACGGGAGCTGCCAAGGTAATATGACCCATACGTTCACGACGAACCTTGGTATTGGTTACCTCAACACCGCAACGATCACAAATCACACCCTTGTATCGGATCGACTTGAATTTGCCGCAGTAACATTCCCACTCCTTGGTGGTACCGAAAATCTTTTCACAGAAGAGACCATCGCGCTCCGGACGGAGGGTGCGGTAGTTGATCGTCTCCGGCTTCTTCACCTCACCGTAGGACCAATCCTTGATCTGCTCCGGCGAAGCCAGCTTTATCATGATGCTATCGAAATCTTGAATTTCTTTCATCCGTACTTCTCCTGGTTAGTTGAGGGAGCCTTTCGACTGCTTGGCGATCAACTCTTCATCTCGTTCAGTAAGTGGCACTTGCCGACCCTTGGAGTCATACACAGACATATCCAGAGCCAAGCCACGGATCTCCTGAACCAATACATTGAATGCCTCGGGCATTCCTGCAGTAGTGGCCGGTTCTCCCTTGACGATACTCTCATAAATCTTGACACGTCCGTTCATGTCGTCACTCTTGATGGTCAAAAGCTCCTGCAGCGTGTTGGCAGCGCCATACGCCTCAAGTGCCCATACTTCCATCTCTCCAAGTCTCTGACCACCGAACTGAGCCTTACCGCCAAGCGGCTGCTGGGTTACCAGTGAATAGGGACCGGTTGAACGGGCATGCATCTTGTCATCGACCAGGTGGTGCAACTTCAAATAGTAGATATATCCGCAGAATACAGGATTCACGAAGGGGACACCCGTAAGACCATTATAGAGAACAGTCTTGGAGTTCTCAGGCAAACCTGCCTCGCGCATTTTCTCTTCAATCTGAGCCATGGAAGCACTCTGGAATACCGGAGTGGAATACCACTTGTCCAGTTTCACAGCAGCCCAACCGAGCTGGGTCTCCATCAGCTGTCCGATGTTCATTCGGCTAGGAACACCCAACGGGTTCAAACAGACATCCAGAGGCGTGCCATCGGCCATATAAGGCATGTCTTCCTCGGCAAGAATTCGGCTTACAACACCCTTGTTACCGTGTCGTCCTGCCATCTTGTCACCCTGCCTCAGCTTGCGCTTGGTGGCAATGAGGACCTTCACCGTCTCCTCGACACCCGGGGGAAGCTCATCATTATTGCTTCGCTTCAACCGCTGAATGTCAATGACGGTACCCTCGGTTCCATGGGGAACCTTCAGGGAGGTGTCACGGACTTCCTTGGCCTTCTCACCGAATATCGAGTTGAGCAACTTGAACTCAGGAGTAGTATCGCTTTCACTCTTGGGTGTTACCTTGCCTACCAGAATCGAGCCCGGACGGACTGCGGTTCCAATACGTACAATACCATCCTCGTCGAGCTGCTCGAGCATTTTTTCGCTGGTGTTGGGAATATCCCTGGTCAGCTTCTCAGGACCGAGCTTGGTCTCGCGGATATCGGTGGTGAACTCCTTGATATGCACAGAAGTGAAAATATCGTCCTTGACTACCCGTTCACTAATAAGGACGGCGTCCTCATAGTTGTACCCGTTCCAAGGAACAAATCCGACAAGAATGTTACGACCGAGGGCCAACTCCGCACTCTGCGTTGCAGGTCCATCGGCAAGAACAGCACCGGCTTCAACATGTTGGCCGAAAGAAACAATCGGCTTCTGATTGAAACAAGTATCTTGGTTTGTCCTCTGGTACTTCTGAATCTCATAGGTATCCAACTGACCCTGGATCTGCGCCGAATCAGGCTGGATCACTACACGGTCCGAACTGACGTAGGTAATCGTTCCACTGCGCTTTGCCTTCACCAATACACCGCTGTCATAAGCAGTCTTTGCTTCCATGCCGGTACCCACGCGCGGGGTTTCGGGGAATACAAGGGGAACTGCCTGACGCTGCATGTTCGAACCCATCAGGGCGCGGTTGGCGTCGTCGTGCTCGAGGAATGGAATCAAGGAGGCTGCAACGCTGATT contains the following coding sequences:
- the rpoC gene encoding DNA-directed RNA polymerase subunit beta', with protein sequence MKEIQDFDSIMIKLASPEQIKDWSYGEVKKPETINYRTLRPERDGLFCEKIFGTTKEWECYCGKFKSIRYKGVICDRCGVEVTNTKVRRERMGHITLAAPVSHIWYYRSVPSRMSMLLDITRNSLQSVLYYEKYVVINAGDTNLKPKQLLSEEEYWQAREQYGDSFEAGMGAEAVRKLLVNLDLEELSRELREQMRLKGDKADKRLLKRIEVCENFRDSGNRPEWMILTVIPVIPPDLRPMVQLDGGRFATSDLNDLYRRVINRNNRLDRLVKLNAPDIIIRNEKRMLQEAVDALFDNSKRKRVVKGASNRPLKSLSDMLKGKQGRFRQNLLGKRVDYSGRSVIVVGPELRMHQCGLPSKMALELYKPFIMKKLVQDGVVYNIKKAKSLVEEETDAVWSILDEVVREHPVLLNRAPTLHRLGIQAFDPVLVDGKAIKLHPLVCHAYNADFDGDQMAVHVPLTHAAQLECWTLMLSVTNLLDPANGKPIVYPSQDMVLGINYLTRDMKGAAGEGKYFDNIGELEMAIDSGLLSYNAKIRYKFANGTKIDTTPGRVLFNAVLPKSVPFQNATLGDKELKALIGDTLKANDNSIAVEMLDSIKDVGYKYATLFGATIGLSDMIVPAAKQELVTKANNEQQRILEQYRQGHITQEERYNRVIEVWTQTNDQLTDALMGELRVSQNGFNPLFLMADSGARGSKTQIRQLGGMRGLMAKPSGDVIEFPIKSNFKEGLSIIEFFISTNGARKGLSDTALKTAEAGYLTRRLVDISQDVVINEDDCHTINGIWRGALKDGDETVESLAERIVGRCPVEDVLHPFSREVIAMANVEIDEATATKIEEAGIEKVLLKTVLTCEAKHGVCRKCYGRNLATNRPVVIGEAVGIIAAQSIGQPGTQLTMRTFHVGGTASTSSEDNKLTFNYPVLIGTITGTRVIRESDSVNVFTRKGHIEYFRVNAIIDEGSYDKLLVEDGSIVAKGTPLYLKKGKEVTSEENGSVKIVGPRAYLVGHSTSQVVKTGSELLVASGQFVDAKSPIVSFDPFSEPVLAEVAGFVNFVDIKLGTTLIEEVNEETGNIEKKITEHSLESLQPRIEITSAEHGKGDVEAVYLLPGGSYLQIKDNTKVFKGTILAKLLKEGIKTKDITGGLPRVGELFEARRPRNAAILAQVSGLVSFASIVKGKRTIVVTDPFGHEYKHMVPMGRNLLVRDGDSVEAAEALCDGAVDPHDILDILGENALQSFLVDEVQEVYRMQGVQINDKHLGVIVRQMLRKVEVVHVGDTNLIHGQQVDKYRFFEENDRVITEGGEPAVARPLLLGITRASLSIDSFISAASFQETTKVLTNAAIAGSKDELRGLKENVIIGHLIPAGTGMKKYRDVKLKDEELLALQQKVDAVKESRRQEMIDDDDFDVEDLADMKSVGDTVDVDDSDEE
- the rpsL gene encoding 30S ribosomal protein S12 translates to MPTINQLIRKGRTSVRNKTKSPALEGCPQKRGVCTRVMTVTPKKPNSALRKVARVRLSNGIEVTAYIPGIGHNLQEHSVVLLRGGRVKDLPGVRYHIVRGAKDTLGVADRKRSRSKYGAKRPKA